The genomic stretch GAGAGATCtgctgcaaataaaaacatgccAGAGTGTATTCTACATATGAACTAATTAGTTTATTAATATTTGCTGCACAGAAGCCTGCAGCATGTTGAGTCTTTCTGCCTGAGTATTCCTAGCCTGCCGCCCCTGGGCAAATACACCACAGAAGTCAGCACTGATTTGTACTTTTACACATGCCATGAAACAGAACTCTGTATAGTcagttaaaaaccaaacacacacacaagaaaaaccTGATGAGGCCAGTCAGCAGATACAAAACTATCTTGTTGAAGGAAACAGGCCCCATTAGGTTTCATCCCCAGCCCACACTGTAGAAGATCAAGGTATCTGCTCATTAAGTTAAGATATAATCTAGGCTTAGAAACATTTacaatcaaaaaaaaagaaaaaggaaaaaaaacctctttcagATACTATTGAGGGAGTTGCTATTAACTAAATATATGCATAAATCCTAGTACATACAAACTCTTGGTTTTCCTCTCATAAGCAGCCACTGTTGAGGAGCAAACAGCTTGGAAAGAGAACGTCAAAGTAAGTTTGCCAAACGGAAACCTCAGTAGTTGAGAAGTGCTTTTGAACATGTGCTCACCTGCCCATGAAAACGCAAACATGTTACTAAACTGCAAGCAGTTCAGCAAGACCATTACCGCGTCTATTTGGGAATGTGCAAAGATAGGACACCCAAATGGCAGGAAAGTCCCAGCTCACTTAAATGTTATTACGGTGCCAGGCACACTtaagtaaaaggaaattaagaagCAGGAAATCTTTTGTATTTCACATCCAAAGGCATACAGGGTAATAAACATCCCTCAGACGTTCCGTTTGAAACAAGCGAACATCAGCATGCATTCTGACAGGTGAAATTTGGTTACTTAAGTATCTTGGAAATGCATCCTAAATATCCATTCTATGATGTTCAAATATCTAATGGGAAGGAAGAATGTTCAAAAAATGAACACTGAAATGGTGGAGCTGCAGAATGGCAAAGTGCTATTATTTTACACTAAGTCAATTAAAACAGAGTAACACatttctgcctcctgctcccctaAGCAGAACTCTCAAATAAAAAGCGTACCCAGAGGAATGACAAAAATCCGTTTTCCCAGCATGGAAAAATCATTGCCACAAACAATCCTTTAAACAAATCAACACAGGCTGCCATTCCCTTCTGCAGCAGGCTCGGCAAGGTCTCTGCTATTTCAGGAACCTCCATATCAATCCATAATACTGCAAAACTGTGAGAAAACTCCACCACAGAGGATGCTCAGGAGAACACAATACCCCATGCAACAGCATAAACAGATAAATGCATGGGACTTGAGGCCTAGTTCTGAAGGGATGAAGTTAGGGTCATAATTTCTATAGCATGTTACAAGGTAGCAAGTAAGAGTAAGTTGCATTTTGACCATACTTACCTTCTGGATCGGTGTCTTCTACCATCACCCAGACTTTAAACACACAATCTCTGCCAGTTGTTACCAGTATCAGAGAGTCATCTTCCAATTCATCCATGTCACGAAAGCACATGTCTGTTATGTGGTCATCATGGGGCGTATTTATTCTAGTATTCAGCTTAAAGctataggaaaagaaaacagaagcttgccatttaatttcattttgaactTGTGGAAGATTTCAGCCTAAGATGATTCTGGAAGGGGCAAGGAGAAGAGGAATCAAAGAAACTTCTGTCTAATTACATAGCTAAATGGTATTGCATTTACAGATTGGATTTCCCTAATCACTTCCATACAGCAAGATTGTAGCCCAGCACTGAGAAAGGATTATCACTAAGCAAGCATCACTCGCTAATACTCAGCCTGAACTCTTCCCAGTATTTAGGCAACCTGTCACATAGCTACTACACAGATCAGCTTTATTTcgctttgtttcttctttaagaaagtaaaaatttaCAGTCAAaatatcattttctttttgtaaacaAGAAAATCAGGGAAAGTGTACGAGCCAGACACATGTGTtagctaaagaaaaacaaaaatcaacaaTGAAGTCATAATCTTCTGTACCCTAGAAGGACTAATCAATTAATGATGGGGTGACAGCGGTGGGAAAACTGAACAAGCTATAGAACCATTGCATCAAGTCCAAGTCCATGATTTTTAATACCAAGTAAATATGTGAATTTAAGTCCCATGGTTAAAGTAGCCTGTCTGATTAATATAAGTAAATTAGATTCAGAACAATTATTTCCAATGTGTATGTACTTCAACTCTGTGCGGTTTCAGATGAGTGTAGCTTGCATGGTAAACTCTCCCTAGGGTCCTCTCTACAATTTTATTAGTTGATCTGAAAAAACTCTGCCTTTGCAAGACAAAGCCTGTGTAGATATTTGTGTGATACTTTCGATTTTGACACCTAGAAGGCCAGCTCTATTATCATTACCTTTGTGTTTCTTCATCATAGAACCACAGCTTCAACTGTAACTCAGGGTCAGTTacttcttctctctcctctacTGTTGCTAACCACTTGCCTTGTGCACTAAATGCCACTTTTACCAAGTCAGCTTGGTTTAGACCTGCTTGATGAATGTATTGTCTTTGCACAATATCCAACTGCAAAACAAGaccaaaattaaatttcaaaattcaaatgCAGATTTAGAGGTATCATTCATAAAACCATGGAGAAAGGATGTTCTGAAAGCACTGATTAGAACTAACTGGGctgtaccaaaaaaaagaaatgtggggAATAATTAGGGCATGTACATTCCACAATAATGCTAAgtgtaggaaagaaaagaaaagaaaacaaaaacaaaccccaagaTATTTTAGAGGGATTTTACCTAGAAATTTTTGACATTTAACAGGAACAGCACACTGTTTTGAAGTATTTATTCAACTGTCAACATTTAGCTGTGCTTAACAAATAGAAGAAGTTTGTGACAAAGCTGAAAACATCTCAGCTTAGAATCCAGTCTCGTGGTATAGCTGctggcttttttcctgtttgcccTATTAAGTCTTCAAATAAATTCTGATGCATAAATTACTTCGTTAAGTTAAAAGTTTTAGTACAAGCCCATCCAACTTACACTGAACAGCTGTTGGTCACTTTGAAGACAATAGAACTGCAAGTGGCCAGGCTCTCCATTCAGGACCAAAGCTTTGGTTCTAGGATCAACCACTAAACCAGTCTTGACATCTGTacctggaaacaaaaataagatgACAAATGACCTAAGATAGGAAGTGACACATACTGCCTTCTAAGTGGAAGATAAATTTTATTGCACTTACTTTTGATTAGCCCTTGAATACTTTTGCAAAATCTTAGGTTGCTGTTGATTATTGTAattcctgaaaggaaaaaagcagataaaGTCTTGCAAAAGGCTTCTGCAATGTAACCACATCTCGTGGTGAGGAAGGGACCTTAACCAACTGTACTTAATCCTATAAACGTATCTTTTCTCAATTTATGACACCCCTACATCAAGGTGGAAAGCCAAGTTACAGCAGTCATCAAGTAAATTTACAGAACTTATGAAAGAGCAAAAGATCACTTCAGGCATCTGTTCTTTCAGATCAATATTAAACTTTTATGTAGTACCTAGTCAATTCATCtgaaattaacaaaataaagctCATACAGATTTGCATTCCATTTTGCACTAAGCAAtacttaaaatatgttttggcTTACTGTTGTCTGTATGCAAGGTGCAACAGAGTGTGCCATCAGATGACATGGAGATGTACTCAATAGCAGATCCCAAACGAGGAAGGAAATCCTTCCGACAGTCTGATTCATTGTGCCACAGAACTAGAACAGATTCAACTCCGCCACTCAGCAAGCTGGTTCCTTTTccagtaataaataaaaatgcagttataGGTTttggttaggaaaaaaaaaaaaaaattaccaggaTATGTGTTTACAATGACAGAAACATAGGTTTCTCAAAAACCTTTCTTAAAATTGTCACATACAAAGCAATTATTCCTCATATCTAGCCTGGGCAATACACATAGatatatttctcattatccCATGTTAAATCAATAGAGAAACTTGGATTAAGTAACAAGAATTTGTGCCTATAGTAAAATTTAAACAATGTTTCGAGAGTAGTAGATCCCATTACTTTCTGAATCAGCTGAGTAATTGTGTTAGAATATAGCTGAATTGTTCTCCTTCTATCAGAAGTACTTTGCAGTAAGAAATAGCCTAAGGAGAATAGTTCAGATCATACAGTTCAGATAAAAGTTAACCATATTTTTGCCACTAGGTTTGTGCTCAGACAAGACTGGCTTGTTTTATGTGGATGCAAATAAGACTCTGGCAAGAACTCATCACTATTACTGACGAAAAACTAAGGGGGagagtgggggtgggggaaaagaGGTAAGATAAGGGGTTAGATTTTACATTCTACCACAGAAGGCAGATATTTGACATTATGAATGCCAATCAAAATATaccaaaaaataacaaatgctttcatttttacttcagATCCTTCCCgtacatatttaaaattctaGAAATTCATTTCTTAGTAAGTGGACAAACTTGCACTTCTACAGGGTTTTCCCTCCCCACTGCAACTCTTCAACTTTGAAAggtgttgggggtttttttggtttgttttttttttgtttggttgtttttttttttttaactcaccCTCCACAGAAAAAGCTAGATCCATGACAGCATCATGATGCCAGTGCAATGTGGAAAATGTGTACTCTTTCTTGTGGCAGAAATTCCTCCTATGTGGGGAGGAATAGAACAGTTCTTTAAGCACATCAACAACagagcaaacaaaaggaaatattgaATTGAATGAAGTATAACCATCCCCTCCTCTAACTTCTAGActataatttcttttatgttcAAGTGATGCGAAAGGAGGGAAGGAACCATGCTAGCTCTTTTTCAGTGCCTAGCTGGCGCACATCGTGCATCTTAGACACATACTGAGCAACTCAGCGCTGCAGAGCAACCTGGCAAGCACATTGTTCTTAACCATGCAATTCCACTAGTGTGCTCTCCCTAGGACTCTACTTGCCCATGAGGAGTTATTTCAGCTGCTCCTGCATTAcctttttcaaatacagtttaGATTCGTGGAGCATAGCTtaacaggaatattttctcatttgacATTAAACTGAAGCTGTACCCTGATGTCAATGTCAGTACTGCAGGTTCACAGGGCTTGCCATTCTTTGCTTATTATGACTTCTGAAAATGGCAACGCTAAGGACAAATTAGACTGCTTTGCTCAGGTTTCACTTAATTCCTATGGTCACATCAGTTATGGGGTACACAGTTGAATCAAAATGTGCGCACCAGAGGCGAATCTTTCCATCAGCGTGGCCAGTTGCAATACAATCCTCCGTAGGATGGCATGCTATGCAAGTGAAGTGATTGTTTCCACTTTTTGTCTTCATTGCACTTACAGAAAACCTTCAAGAGTTAAGAAAGTAACTTTAATTATATgaattgtgttttgtttgtatggtgtttttttaaacaaagcttcAAAAGGATCAGCTAATGcccataaaaataattctgcctAGCAAAATTAAACATCTCCAAGTTGTTATAGTTACATGCACTTTCCAAAAAATAGTGACAGActtacttttctctttatttcattAGTTCTTTACCTTCAATCAAGCTGaaagatttttccttctttctctctctctcttcttccacccccctttcctccccctccccgttTTGGCCCTGACCAAACTATGTCACTTGTTTCAGTCCAGCATCAGCCTAAGCatttacctgaaaaaaaataaatgcctgaGCTAAAAAGTTAAGCTACCAATGCCCCTGCAGCACCTCACTGTCTGCCTCTACAGGAAGCTTCTTATGCCGTGACTACATCTCCTCTAGCGTAAAACCAAATGGTTGCTGACAAGTATAAAATAATGTGTGCACACATCACCAGTTAACAAACATTTACGATTTGTCGGACTGAACCAATCCCTGACATTTTCATTCTTACCTGTTCAGCTGTTTccgtttaaaaaaataaacttggaGATTAACCTCCTTCACTGATGCCACATATTCACCCTGTTAGAATAAAACAACAACTTAGGACATACAGATTATGTTCTtagacatgaaagaaaaaaaaaaaaaatcatgtttcatTACAAAGTACTTAAAATTGAAGATAACATATAAGCTGATGTTAAGTAAATACTTTCCTATTAcaagtgctttcttttttttttttttttttaataaaagcaagcaTAGGTCTTACCCAGATTCATTTAACTTACgtttcagagctgctctgcttaTATAAAAGCATAAACAGCATATAGTtcatttgagaggaaaaaatacccaaccaaccaacacccaacagaagaaaaaaccccaaaaggtGAACATACTTCTCTTCCAAATGCAATACGCTTTGGTGACGCATCCACACCATCCAAAACCACCGACAGTTCCTTGGCTTCCAAATCTTGGCCTGCTGCTTTTGTCAGCTTAACTGAGACCAGTTGGAATGTATCTGaccaaagaaaaatctgttattAAAAGGCTTTTATGAACAAGTTTATGTACGCCCCTTGCAAAGGAGATTTACACTCCTTCTACCTTAAAACTAACATCTTAGTACcttccaatatttttttataagtttgaaaatgtttgtaatacctttcaaaaatgaattatttcagaGATTTTGATTCAAACAGTAGTATTGAAGATTGAGGGCTAGGTACTGGATATCAGTGCAACTGTAAGCAGAAACCAAGCAAAGTTGCATAGTATTTGCTCTTGCACTGAAGTGACATTTGTAGCAATATAGTAAGATCAagctatatttatatttatttcagacAAAATTCTAGGAAAAAGTACCTAGGCACACTGTTTAACAGGATGTCTATGTTAATACTGCTTAAGGTGGAAGGGTAGTCTCAAGTACTGCAGCATACCCTATATCACGGTAAGCACTGCTTCAAGATTTATTCCATCTACAACATCGgatacatgcagtacatgcttCAAAAGTGACGACAGGCACTCTTCtagacaaatattaaaaaaatagatgtcatagaatgaacacagaaaaaaggtaCAAAATGCAGGACTGCAGACATCTGTCACAggatttaagaaatattttcaaaattaatatattaaagcACATTCTTGTAGCATACCATTCACTGACATGACAGTAGCTTAGACAAAGAATGACTCAAATGACAAGGATGATGCTAATCATACTGTACCTCTTTCACCACTCTTTGGAATTATAACAAACACTGAGTCCTCAGAACTAGCAATTGCGTACAGTGCCAGAAGTTTAGATCCTACAGCGaaagtctgaagaaaaaaaagagaaggtcAACAATTATTACACTTGTGCGTACAGTTTTCAACAATGAATAATGCTAAGTTTTTACAATAAGGAAAACACATGTGCTTTAAAGAAATCTTGATGTATTAAAATTCTCAATTCTAAGACAAATAAAATGACCTTTATTCTATCAAGGACTAATACAAATGTTAAAACAGTATTAACAAAATATGAGACATCAGATTTACTGAAAAACCTGAAGGTACCTTACCCCTAATATAAAGCAGAAGGCCCACCTATAGGAAAGTGCCTCTATTTAGCAGAAAATGGGACCAACAGGACAGTTACCAGCCCACATTTTCAAGCTGTCCTATTAATTCCTAACTGCAGCACACTCCCCGAGAGCTACACCAGACTCTGAACTGCAGTTAAGTAGCAAATTTAATGTCAGTACATGTCCCATCTTTCTCCCACAATGATTCTGCATGACCATGAATTTCACATGAATTGCCACACTCTATGACTGCCATAAATCGATGGCTTTCAGGCTGTGTTAATGGCAGAACAACACATCTCAGACTGATTTGTGGCCATCTGTAGTAACAGCTGCAGAAATCCTTATTCTGCTATCAGTGGGTCATGAATAATTTTGACATGTGCTCAACAGGAATAATTCAACATACTTTAATGGGAATCCCATCCATGAAGTCCCACAGCTTAATGCTGCCATCAAGAGAGGAAGAATAtagctgaaggggaaaaaaaagaaagtctaaGTTAAAATAATGTATCAAAGCCAGCTTTTACATAAAATCACAGCTTAAAAGTTGAAGGACTGATCAAAGGAACTGTGATTCTGAGTGACTGAATCATCAAAAATACAGGACACAgaccagccctgtgctgcctTCAAACAAAGTGCAATGGAAATACAACACTGTTACTCTGGTTTGAAATATACATTTTCACAAATCATAAAAGAAACAACAGGTATTTGTGGTTAATCACTTGAGCCTAGCAGAGTATGCACAGATATCCATTATGTGAATATCTACTAACACTTGCATCAGACTTTGCACAGATAATATGCAGATGCAGTTCACCTTGGCAAATAGTTCTTGTTTATATACagacaccagaaaaaaacccaagcaaaccgAGAaccagagcaggagcagcagtgaACAGGGAAGGCAGGCTGCTGGTAGACAAAGAGCCACTGGGCAACTGCAGGGATTTAGTCAAATCTGCATCTGTATCAGCAGATGCAGAGAGGCAAACACCAATCACAGTAAATGTTGCTGATTTTTTCACAtgcttcttttccccctttaataataattaaaaaaaaaaaaaggaaattttgctgatatttccattttgctgtCATTCCATTCAATGCGTGTAATggtgtttcactttttttttttttttttttttttttagaaaacagataCAACATTGACCCTTCCAGGCAGGCATTGGAGAAACATTGGCTCAACGATGCTATAACGGCTCCCAGGTCGTTCTCAAATCCCAGCCAACCCCCAAACACCCGGGACAGGCCCCGCAGAAGCACATAAGCTCTGCCGAGGGGGAAGGGGCACCCCCagcaccaccccccacccccagccagaccttccttcccccccaaaCCTGCATGTAGTTGTGGGGGTTGAGCTGGATGCCCGTCACCAGGTCGGCGTGGCCCCCCATCAACCGCAGCGTCTCCTCGGTGGCCACGCTGTACATCTTCACGAAGTCGCCGGAGGCACATAGCAGGTAcctggagggaaaggaaagccgTCACCCTGCCGCCGGCGGGAGAGGGGGGCCCGAGCACCCCCCGGGGAGCGGCAGGCCGCGGTGACGCCAGCCGACAGCCGCCCCCGCTGCAGAGCTCAGGAGCCCCCCAAGGGTGgagggcccgggcccgggcccgggcccaggcccaggcccaggccccgCTTACTTGGAATCGGCGGAGAAGACAGCCCTGGTGCCGTGGAGGGTGCCGCCGCCGCATCGCACCACGCGGAGCGCCGCCGGCGCCACCATCTTCCCTCAGCGGAACCCCCGACCTttcacccccgccccgccctccGCCACCACTCCACGGTGCCCGGGCTCTCGGTGAAGTTCCGCCCGCCACCGACATGgcggctggggctgcctggcgCCGGCGCTGGTTGGCTCCTCGGCTGTGACGCGCTTGAGGGCGGGCTGCTCGTGCGCCCGCGCGGCGCCTGGGGGCGACCCGCCGTCCGTTAAGGGCCGTGCCGGGGCCTTCCTGCCAGAGGCGGGGACCCctgggcggccgggccgggccgggccgggccgggccgggccgggccggtgcGGTGCTGCCACTGCCCCGGGGGGAGAGCCCGGCGTCTGCCGAGCCCAGCCCTCCCGCagaaacctcccctggctccGGCCGCTCTCCTGCATTCCCACGCTGGAGGAACGGAGGGAGCCCGGGAGGAGCGGtaccgccccgctccgctccgctccggcGGTATGGGCCGGCTGGCGGCACCTCTTGTTCGCTCCAAGTCACCCAGGCACGCAGGTCCGGTGCGGTCCCCAGGGGCTGGCTGCTGAACCGGTGCTGCAGGGGGTTGCACAGGCTGCCAGGCGACTGCGAGGGACGGGCCTCTGGTTGGGTCTGGAATGCGCGGGTATAATAATccgagggaaaaaaatgtgtaaactCCCTTGTTCAAGTGGGCAGAAAAGGCTGAGCAGAAGAAATAGATAGGTATGCTTTGTTAAAAGCCCAGTTATCCACTGATTCGGACGAACTGTGAGTTTGCTGAGTTACTGAGGTCATAATGTTCCCATGTCGGAGGGAAAGCTGTCAGAAGTGATCTGAATCTGATCTGATTCCATGTCTGGAATCGGGCATGATTTATCATGTCTGGgccctttgcttctgctttaGAATAGTAGTTACAATTGTTGCACAGCTGTGTATTTTTGGCTGCTGTTTACGCTATTGAAACAATCTCTGGTATGCttgtaattgatttttaaacggtcccatttaaaataacaatCACAGTAACAGGTGCATTCCAGAGGGCTGGTTGTGATTATCCTACTGTAGGCCAAGCTATGTCCTTTTCATAATTGCTGACTTAATTCTAGTTTGGAGGTTAAGTGAGGATCATGTGGGGAGAGTAGTGCGTGCGCATTGGCGGATTGTGGTTATAGGGAACTGGGTATGGGTGTGAGAAAGCATAATGCATCCAGAAACTTGTCTCCTAATCTCAAATGTGTTAACAATTAAACAGTATGCACTTTCTGGAGCTGAGAGCAGAACTTACAAGTTCTGCCTAATTACAGTTTTTGGGCTTAGCAGCTGTGTCATTCTCTCATTCTGGTGAATATTTTAGAAAGCGAAGGCAGATGCACTCTAATGCTCTTCATGTGTGGGACAGTATGACATGACTGAGTTCTGAGCCACAGATACTGAGTAAAGCCAGAGTTCTAtcatggggggaaaaagcaaggTCTCTAGGAAAAGATGGTCCCTTTGATTTAATCCACATTAATTATGTGAATGGGAAAAGTCTTATTATCTCTTTAGTCCCAGTCTACACTAAATCTAGTCAAGCCTAGTTAAAATCTAGAAACTTGGCCTGTTGAACTTTCTCCTTGATGAAGGAGAAAGGCAAATACTTTGTGCATCTTCATGGATATGTTTTTATTATACTGTTGTAATgcacatttaattttatcattttaagtCAGTCATAAGCTTTGAATATAATAAACCATATAGAACTCAAGACTACCCCCAAACTAGTAGGGTAAATACCAGGTCTACTATAGTGACACGGTCCAATCCGCTGTAATGTTCCATGTTTAGAATAGCACTACTAATACCTTTGGGCAGCATTACTTAGAATAATTAGTGCATCTACAGATGAAAAAACCCTGTATATCATAACTACCAAATGGTCTTTTGCTACTGAAATCACATTACTTGTAGCTGCATTACTGGGTTCTAATGCTTAACTGTgggaaggaaaatacaaattaacTTGTACTGCTGGAAGCAGAGAAACCCAGTGCTGAAAGCAGTGACTCTACTGTGGGGGAACAGTGTTCTGCACTGGTACTGGTGGTATATGGTTTATTTTACCTATCTTTGCTCCTGCCCTATGCTATATGTTCCTTTTCtactcctttctcttttttttttttatttaaactttgtACTGACATATTTTTCATCCATTTGAGTGTCTTTCTACTATGATGTTATGAATAAAGAAATTTGATCCTGAAAACCTTATCTCATATTTAATGAAAGTAAGGTTATGTATACAACTTATGGTCAGCTCTCACTTCATGAAAGGACTGATAGTATTTTCCCGgagttacatttaaaaaaagtctaaaagATTTTTGTGTTCAAAGTTAAAATGGTTGCCATAAATTTGCTAGCAGtcctgtgtgtttaaaaaaagaaaagtttctttcttgttttttttaaatgcactcAGCCTTTTCGTTCAGCATCAtaacttgtatttttaagtgGGGGAAATGTGGCTTGGTGCACAGGTGTATAAAGAACCAAAACTTACCTGTagcagttttggggggttgAGGTGGTAGGAGATGCTGAAATTGTCTCGTTTGTGGTATTCAAGTGAGTAAGGAGCAAAACTTATCCAAcctattgttttgttttttttttttttaaatttggttgAAGTGTGGGCTTTGTATGGttttctaatttatttgtttaaatgtaCATTTCCAGTATATAAAATTCATATTTCTGTGCAAGTCCAAAGAAATTTGCCTTTGTCTCTCCCGAAGTAATGTTTTGATTCAGTAAGAACTGTAGTATGTTCAGCCTGATGGTTTTTTAGGAGGAATTAATTTGTGACTCTTTCAGAAGTGATTTGAAGTACTACAAGGTGTAACTTTCACAActgtgttggtgttttttttttcaggtattgCAATGAATTGAGCAAATAGTCCATGTATTGGCCAAAGATTTGTTTGCGTTTAGAATTCACTGTGTGActgtgtgtcatggtttaaccccagccagcaactaagcaccacacagctgctcactcactcccttccggtgggatgggggagagaattggaagggtaaaaagtaagaaaactcgtgggttgagataaagacagtttaataggtaaagcaaaagctgcacacgcaagcaaagcgaaacaaggaattcattcactacttcccatcggcaggcaggtgttcagcaacctccaggaaagcagggctccatcacgtgtaacggtttcttgggaagacaaacgccatcactccggatgtccccctcttccttcttcttcccccagctttatatgctgagcgtgatgtcatatggtgtgggatatccctttggtcagctggggtcagctgtaccggctgtgtcccctcccaacttcttgtgcacccccagcctgctcgctggtggagtggggtgaggagcaggaaaggccttggctgtgtaagcactgctcagcagtaatgaaaacatccctgtgttatcaatggttttttcagcacaaatccaaaacatagccctatACCATCtagtatgaagaaaattaactctacccgAGCtcaaaccagcacattctccaccaGCATTTACGTCATGCTCAGGTCTCACACTACCCAAGACAACCTCCTTAACCACCCCCGCcacccttcccatcctttgatacaatacacagatatcattaCTTTAGTCTATGGACCACCCCTGTGAAAtgcctctaaaatgtccataaatgtccactgagttcatttagtccatgactttgggctccacctgttatggtggtcactcaggacaggatAGGTGGTGTGTTGTGTGCAGTTACTGGTCACCACAGCCAGCTCAGGTCAGGTCACTGCTGCAgttgcactgcttcttgtaaggcttctcctccat from Pelecanus crispus isolate bPelCri1 chromosome 5, bPelCri1.pri, whole genome shotgun sequence encodes the following:
- the WDR75 gene encoding WD repeat-containing protein 75 isoform X2 — encoded protein: MYSVATEETLRLMGGHADLVTGIQLNPHNYMQLYSSSLDGSIKLWDFMDGIPIKTFAVGSKLLALYAIASSEDSVFVIIPKSGERDTFQLVSVKLTKAAGQDLEAKELSVVLDGVDASPKRIAFGREGEYVASVKEVNLQVYFFKRKQLNRFSVSAMKTKSGNNHFTCIACHPTEDCIATGHADGKIRLWRNFCHKKEYTFSTLHWHHDAVMDLAFSVEGTSLLSGGVESVLVLWHNESDCRKDFLPRLGSAIEYISMSSDGTLCCTLHTDNSTDVKTGLVVDPRTKALVLNGEPGHLQFYCLQSDQQLFSLDIVQRQYIHQAGLNQADLVKVAFSAQGKWLATVEEREEVTDPELQLKLWFYDEETQSFKLNTRINTPHDDHITDMCFRDMDELEDDSLILVTTGRDCVFKVWVMVEDTDPEAQQSVSWSCDFVGSYHNYQATNCCFSEDGSLLAVSFEETVTVWDSVTWDLKCTFCHPPGKIRNICFGRLTCSKYLIGTTDYGFLCCWNLLSCALEWSAHLNVLVLQPDPLSEHIAAVSWLSKESSLFVFKPNEPRPIYIQRNLCKEKIQLAAFVPRDEPEMIGSEKYLWLRRSQLFFLTDTQELMTLSTKSLEERLTPSSKQLAVEESLPVTPFSLLLGKHRRQQSQEDTDLGKLFVRKKHEQDSPAVRELLHTPAHVLPSASFLCPIFINSLLISKENKSAEEVADEAEMESEKTDDDSDEDGDVSEMEQEDTSPTELLQEMTCKLSKSQEKELRKIRKMDYSWISAF
- the WDR75 gene encoding WD repeat-containing protein 75 isoform X1 gives rise to the protein MVAPAALRVVRCGGGTLHGTRAVFSADSKYLLCASGDFVKMYSVATEETLRLMGGHADLVTGIQLNPHNYMQLYSSSLDGSIKLWDFMDGIPIKTFAVGSKLLALYAIASSEDSVFVIIPKSGERDTFQLVSVKLTKAAGQDLEAKELSVVLDGVDASPKRIAFGREGEYVASVKEVNLQVYFFKRKQLNRFSVSAMKTKSGNNHFTCIACHPTEDCIATGHADGKIRLWRNFCHKKEYTFSTLHWHHDAVMDLAFSVEGTSLLSGGVESVLVLWHNESDCRKDFLPRLGSAIEYISMSSDGTLCCTLHTDNRITIINSNLRFCKSIQGLIKSTDVKTGLVVDPRTKALVLNGEPGHLQFYCLQSDQQLFSLDIVQRQYIHQAGLNQADLVKVAFSAQGKWLATVEEREEVTDPELQLKLWFYDEETQSFKLNTRINTPHDDHITDMCFRDMDELEDDSLILVTTGRDCVFKVWVMVEDTDPEAQQSVSWSCDFVGSYHNYQATNCCFSEDGSLLAVSFEETVTVWDSVTWDLKCTFCHPPGKIRNICFGRLTCSKYLIGTTDYGFLCCWNLLSCALEWSAHLNVLVLQPDPLSEHIAAVSWLSKESSLFVFKPNEPRPIYIQRNLCKEKIQLAAFVPRDEPEMIGSEKYLWLRRSQLFFLTDTQELMTLSTKSLEERLTPSSKQLAVEESLPVTPFSLLLGKHRRQQSQEDTDLGKLFVRKKHEQDSPAVRELLHTPAHVLPSASFLCPIFINSLLISKENKSAEEVADEAEMESEKTDDDSDEDGDVSEMEQEDTSPTELLQEMTCKLSKSQEKELRKIRKMDYSWISAF